In the genome of Neofelis nebulosa isolate mNeoNeb1 chromosome 6, mNeoNeb1.pri, whole genome shotgun sequence, one region contains:
- the LOC131515249 gene encoding butyrophilin subfamily 2 member A2-like isoform X1, with translation MEPAAAPRCRARGSLLFLALLCGCALLSAQFTVVGPADPVLAMVGEDTTFHCHLSPEKNAEDMEVRWFRTHFSRAVLVYKGGRERTEEQLEEFRGRTTFVSDGIKQGSVALVIHNVTAHENGIYHCYFQEGRSYDEAIMRLMVAGLGSKPLIEMKGHEDGGIRLECTSVGWYPEPHAVWRDPYGEIMPALEEAYTVDADGLFTVTVAVIIRDCSVRNASCSVNNTLLGQEKETVIFIPESLPPGALPWMAGLAALPPSLLLLVAGVLCLARKVHREKEVENEERETACQELGKEDVEKEKEREIREHLQEELRWRRTLLHAADVVLDPDTAHPELFLTEDRRGVRRGPSRQSVPDNPERFDCRPCVLGLESFSSGRHYWEVEVENVMVWALGLCRDNVERKGEALLVPRNGFWTLEMFGNQYRVLSSPEKILPLKERLRRVGIFLDYEAGDISFYNMRDRSHIYTCPRSPFSGPLRPFFRLGSDDSPLFICPAFTGARGVVVPEGGLILHRTATQRSHQDQFPGLRAK, from the exons ATGGAGCCCGCGGCCGCCCCCCGCTGCCGCGCGCGGGGCTCGCTTCTCTTCTTGGCGCTCCTCTGCGGGTGTGCCCTGCTCTCAG CCCAGTTTACTGTCGTGGGTCCAGCTGACCCAGTCCTGGCCATGGTGGGAGAAGACACCACATTTCACTGCCACCTGTCCCCCGAGAAGAACGCTGAGGACATGGAAGTGCGGTGGTTCCGGACTCACTTCTCGCGGGCAGTGCTCGTGTACAAGGGTGGACGAGAGAGAACCGAGGAACAGCTGGAGGAGTTCCGAGGAAGGACGACCTTTGTGAGCGACGGCATCAAACAGGGGAGCGTGGCGCTCGTCATACACAATGTCACAGCGCACGAGAATGGCATCTACCACTGTTACTTCCAAGAAGGCAGGTCCTACGATGAGGCCATCATGCGGCTGATGGTTGCAG GCCTGGGCTCCAAGCCCCTCATTGAAATGAAGGGCCATGAGGACGGGGGCATCCGGCTGGAGTGCACATCCGTAGGGTGGtacccagagccccacgcggtgTGGAGGGACCCTTACGGTGAGATCATGCCCGCCCTGGAGGAGGCTTACACTGTGGACGCAGACGGCCTCTTCACGGTCACCGTGGCCGTGATCATCAGGGACTGCTCTGTGAGGAACGCGTCCTGCTCCGTCAACAACACCCTGCTTGGCCAGGAGAAGGAAACTGTGATTTTCATTCCAG AATCCTTGCCCCCCGGCGCACTCCCCTGGATGGCGGGCCTCGCTGCCCTCCCGCCTTCTCTGCTGCTCCTCGTCGCTGGAGTCCTCTGTCTCGCCAGGAAGGTCCACCGGGAGAAAGAGGTTgagaatgaagagagagaaactgcatgccaggaactggggaaagaagatgtggaaaaagagaaagaacgtGAGATCAGAG agcatcTTCAAGAAGAACTGC gaTGGAGAAGAACCCTGCTACATGCCG CTGACGTGGTCCTAGACCCAGACACGGCACATCCTGAGCTGTTCCTGACAGAGGACCGGAGAGGTGTGAGGCGAGGCCCCTCCAGGCAGAGTGTGCCTGACAACCCCGAGAGGTTCGACTGCCGGCCCTGTGTCCTGGGCCTGGAGAGCTTCTCCTCAGGGAGGCACTACTGGGAGGTGGAGGTCGAAAACGTGATGGTGTGGGCTCTGGGGCTTTGTAGAGACAATGTCgagaggaaaggagaggcctTACTGGTTCCTCGGAATGGCTTCTGGACCCTGGAAATGTTTGGAAACCAATACCGGGTCCTGTCTTCCCCCGAGAAGATCCTCCCCCTGAAAGAGCGCCTTCGCCGTGTGGGCATCTTTCTGGACTACGAAGCTGGAGATATCTCCTTCTATAACATGAGGGACCGGTCACACATCTACACGTGTCCCCGCTCACCCTTCTCTGGGCCCTTGAGACCCTTCTTCAGGCTGGGGTCTGATGACAGCCCCCTCTTCATCTGCCCAGCCTTCACAGGGGCCCGGGGGGTCGTGGTGCCCGAGGGCGGCCTGATCCTTCACAGGACGGCGACCCAGCGCAGCCACCAGGATCAGTTCCCTGGTCTCAGAGCCAAGTAG
- the LOC131515249 gene encoding butyrophilin subfamily 2 member A2-like isoform X2 — MAAVSLCPHVVLPLCLHVAFPLCGPTPGIFLCADLFTAQGLGSKPLIEMKGHEDGGIRLECTSVGWYPEPHAVWRDPYGEIMPALEEAYTVDADGLFTVTVAVIIRDCSVRNASCSVNNTLLGQEKETVIFIPESLPPGALPWMAGLAALPPSLLLLVAGVLCLARKVHREKEVENEERETACQELGKEDVEKEKEREIREHLQEELRWRRTLLHAADVVLDPDTAHPELFLTEDRRGVRRGPSRQSVPDNPERFDCRPCVLGLESFSSGRHYWEVEVENVMVWALGLCRDNVERKGEALLVPRNGFWTLEMFGNQYRVLSSPEKILPLKERLRRVGIFLDYEAGDISFYNMRDRSHIYTCPRSPFSGPLRPFFRLGSDDSPLFICPAFTGARGVVVPEGGLILHRTATQRSHQDQFPGLRAK; from the exons atggctgccgtctcactgtgtcctcacgtggtcctccctctgtgtcttcacgtggccttTCCCTTGTGTGGACCCACCCCTGGTATCTTTCTCTGTGCTGATCTCTTCACAGCCCAAG GCCTGGGCTCCAAGCCCCTCATTGAAATGAAGGGCCATGAGGACGGGGGCATCCGGCTGGAGTGCACATCCGTAGGGTGGtacccagagccccacgcggtgTGGAGGGACCCTTACGGTGAGATCATGCCCGCCCTGGAGGAGGCTTACACTGTGGACGCAGACGGCCTCTTCACGGTCACCGTGGCCGTGATCATCAGGGACTGCTCTGTGAGGAACGCGTCCTGCTCCGTCAACAACACCCTGCTTGGCCAGGAGAAGGAAACTGTGATTTTCATTCCAG AATCCTTGCCCCCCGGCGCACTCCCCTGGATGGCGGGCCTCGCTGCCCTCCCGCCTTCTCTGCTGCTCCTCGTCGCTGGAGTCCTCTGTCTCGCCAGGAAGGTCCACCGGGAGAAAGAGGTTgagaatgaagagagagaaactgcatgccaggaactggggaaagaagatgtggaaaaagagaaagaacgtGAGATCAGAG agcatcTTCAAGAAGAACTGC gaTGGAGAAGAACCCTGCTACATGCCG CTGACGTGGTCCTAGACCCAGACACGGCACATCCTGAGCTGTTCCTGACAGAGGACCGGAGAGGTGTGAGGCGAGGCCCCTCCAGGCAGAGTGTGCCTGACAACCCCGAGAGGTTCGACTGCCGGCCCTGTGTCCTGGGCCTGGAGAGCTTCTCCTCAGGGAGGCACTACTGGGAGGTGGAGGTCGAAAACGTGATGGTGTGGGCTCTGGGGCTTTGTAGAGACAATGTCgagaggaaaggagaggcctTACTGGTTCCTCGGAATGGCTTCTGGACCCTGGAAATGTTTGGAAACCAATACCGGGTCCTGTCTTCCCCCGAGAAGATCCTCCCCCTGAAAGAGCGCCTTCGCCGTGTGGGCATCTTTCTGGACTACGAAGCTGGAGATATCTCCTTCTATAACATGAGGGACCGGTCACACATCTACACGTGTCCCCGCTCACCCTTCTCTGGGCCCTTGAGACCCTTCTTCAGGCTGGGGTCTGATGACAGCCCCCTCTTCATCTGCCCAGCCTTCACAGGGGCCCGGGGGGTCGTGGTGCCCGAGGGCGGCCTGATCCTTCACAGGACGGCGACCCAGCGCAGCCACCAGGATCAGTTCCCTGGTCTCAGAGCCAAGTAG